The nucleotide window CGTATGGAGCAATATTCGCTCTCCTCGCCAATGAGTCCTTTTTTTATTTCTATTTTTAGTTGTGTGTCATAATTGTTCTGCGATAGAGCATCGTCCAGTGATTTGACAACAGCCCAGGTAAAACAGCTATCATATGCAAAAGATAACGTCTGTGATGATTATGAGATTAAGCCGATTTTTGTATTTGTTGATTATAGCTTGCATAGTTTTTACGGCTGTGCATTGCGCAGCTCAAGATGTGTCCGGCATAGATTCAGTCGACACGAATGATCTGCACATAGAGATTCCGCCACTCGCCCGGTCAATCACATTCCAAGGCAATACGGCAATCACTACTGGTGATCTCCTGCAAGCCTCCGGTCTCAAATCAGGGCAGTTGATAAATGGGGATGTGCTCAATAAGGCGATAGATGCGGTCCAGGCGGCCTACCAAGATCGTGGATATATTGCCGCGGTAACGAGCATAGATCTGCCCAAGCCGGGACAGGTCGGCACACTTACTATGACCATCACCGAACTCAGGATCACCGCCATCAGGTTTGAGGGACTCAGCAAGGTCCGTGAGAGTGCAGTCAGGCGCGTGCTCACAGTCAAAACAGATGATCTTTTCAGTCGTGAAGCGATAACGCGCGACTATGTCCAGCTCCAGCAGCTTGGAGTATTCGCGGCGATAAACTCAGATATGGAGCCGACCCAGCAGATGGGGCAGGCGATACTCATATGGAAGTTTGATGAGCAGACCCAGTTCAACTATGCCGACCTCGGGGGCAGCTACAGCCCACAGGACAGCCTGATAGGTTCGGTCAAACTCACATTCGGGAACCTTGGCGGCAAAGCGCAAAAACTCTTGGTCTCTGGTGAGATGGGGAGCGTGGAGTCTCAAGCAGGCGGCCGGATCGAGTATTTCAATCCGTGGATCGCGCCTGATAATACATCTCTCAAGCTGGATGTTTTCAGTTTGCCGTATTACAGATTTTCCAGGGACCTTTCGGGCACGGGACGCTATTTCGAGCGCCGCAGCGGGTTCAAGGCTGCGGTGAGCCATATGCCTGAGCCGTCACTGACCCTAACAAGAGGGCTGAGGTTTGAAAATGTGGTCGCCAAGAACCTGCCTACGAGTGAGATGACCGATCCGACTCTCCAGAGCGGCAGCCTATTGCTCGCGAGTTTGAAGGCAGCGCAAGACTATCGCAACTCGTCGACGAATCCCACATGCGGCACATACACCCTCGGTTTCTTTGAAAGTGGGTGGTCGGACCAGGGCACGGGAGGGGACAGTATGATAGGCAAACTCTGGGCCGACCGCAGGTGGTATATTCCACTGAGGGCTCAGACGGTCAAGCCGGGTGCAGTTGGCGAGCAGAGTGTGCCGGTGCTTGCTTTGAGGGCGATGCTTGCCGGGTCGGCGGGCAGCCTGCCGTATTACGAGCAATACTTCGTTGGTGGGATAGGGGACATGCCTCTCAGGGGCTATCTCGAAGGCCGCTACTGGGGCAAATATGCGATGCTTGCGAATGCAGAGATCAGATATCCGTTCACCAGGGATATATGGGGCGTTGCGTTTGTAGACACGGGGAGTGCCTGGGGCAGTGAGTTTCAGTATATCTCAGGAATAACCACACAATACAGCCAGAGCAAACACTTCTCTCCTCGTGCGGGTGCTGGTTTTGGCGTGCGGTACAATTCCCCATACGGCCAGATGTCTGTCGACTTCGCATATGGCGATGCATTTCGGACATACTTCAGTGTAGGCCAGTTGTTTTAGGCGATTCGTTCTGCTGCATCTTCCACTTTTCTGCTTCGCGTAGAATCCACGGTATAAAATAACTAAAGAAGAAATCGGCATTGTATACGCCATTACCTTATGCTACCATTCGATTACAGCGAGCGCTTGCAACTACAAAATAAGGTGGCATATTATGAAAACTCAGTTAGCGAATTGGGCTATCCGTAAGATTGAGTCTGAATATAAGGACGATGTGTGCCTACTGATCGGGCACAAGGTACGTGAGTTCGATGAGAATAATGACGAGATCAGTTTCGGTTTCTATATCCCAGCAACCAGCCGATCGAATGGTCTGGCACGCACGTTTATTATTGATGGCATAGGATATGATCTGTTTCCGATGTCCTGGGAGCGCGTAGAGCGAATCGCGGATATCAAGGCAGATAACCCTGTGTGTCTGGACGATGCAGAAATTCTATATGCCAGAAATGATGATGACCGGCGGCGCTTTATGGCTCTTCAGGCACAGTTGCGGGCTAACTTGCAGAATCCGCACTATATGTACAATAGGGCTCTCGAATTGCTTAACACAGCGATGGAAATCCATCAGGAGATGCTTTTCGAGGACAGGTTGTATAAGGTGCGCGAATACGCGGGATACATCTGCATCCATCTATCCGACGCCGTAGCATTTGCCAATCAGCGGTATTTCAGACAAATGCAGACAAATCAGATCGAAGAGCTTCTGTCCATGAATGAAATCCCGGCGGGGTTCACTGATCTTTACGAGAGTGTAATTCGCGCAAAGACGGCTGATGAGCAGAAGAGATTGTGCCACAAGATGATTGTCTCGACCAAGGTGTTCCTCGCAGAGCATGACAAGAACGCAGTCAGAAGAATCAGCGTGCCGGACTTTTCCGAGCTGGCATTCTGGTATCAGGAACTCAGCTACACATGGCTCAGGGTCTACCATTGGTGTGATGAGAATAATCCGGTCAATGCCTATGCCTGGTGCTGTCTGCTCCAGAAAGAGCTGGATATCGTTGGTGCTGAGTATGGTATTGCGGATCTTGACATATTCAGTGCATTCGATGCGGAGAACTTATCGGTTTTTCGCAAGCGCGCAGAAGTTGTCGAGCAAAACATCGTTGCTGCCATAGAAGCAAACGGAGCAGCGATTGAGTCTTATCCGACGGTTGCAGACTTTTTGGACAAAAACAGCTAAATCCGGAGGTGTTGCGAAATGAGATACAAGAACGCCTCCGATGTCTTGCCTGATGACCTGCTAAAGGAAGTACAGAAATATGCAGCTGGTGACACTCTGTATTTTCCAAAAGATACGGCTCGAAAAAAGTGGGGCGAGGATTCAGGAGCGCGGAACTATTTTCAGCAGAGAAATGACGAGATCAGGCAAAAGTTTTTGCAGAAGGTCTCGATAGAGAGACTTGCAGATGAATACTGCCTGTCCGAAGAAACTGTACGGAAGATCATATTCAAGTAGGCAATGCTGCATAACAGTAAAGGTGCTTCGGGAACAAGTCCCGAGGCACCTTTTGTATGTTGTGGTTCACATAGAGTTTGGCCGTGCCTAGAAACTCCTGTTAATCATATAGTGCGCCCATGCCTCCAGAAGCAGCTTATATTCCGTATCCGGCAGCACATCCAGTTCAGGCAGCGCCTTGTTCACATGTTCAAGTGCCAGTTCCTTTGTTTTCTCGATACCACCGAGTTGCACCATCATCTCAGTTGCTTTCTGCACATCCTCAGCGGATGCGTCGGATTTACCGAGCACCGAGAGCAGAAACTTGCGCTGTTCATTGGTCGCTTCTTTTAAGGCAAAGAAAACTATCGTGGTCTTTTTGCCCTCGCGCACATCCGAGCCTACGGGTTTGCCGAGTTTTTCTTCTTTTCCGAGCAGGCCGAGAATGTCGTCCTGGAGTTGAAACGCAGTCCCGCAGCTCGATGCGAACCTGGAAAGCGCCGCGACGGTGGGGTGGTTGATATCAGCGGTGTTGAGTCCGATCATTGCTCCGGCCTTGGCTGCAAACTCATAGAGCACTCCGGTCTTCATCCAGAGCATATAGACGATATCATCACGAGTAAGCTGTTCAATCGGGGTGCGCGAGTACTGCACATCCAGTGTCTCGCCTTCAATGAGCGTATTGACTACATGCGATTCCAGGTAATAGATGATCTCGAGTATTACTCTTGCGTCCACATCACCATTTCGCGCGCACTCACACAGCAGACTCACGTTCCAGCCGTGCTGAGAGTCGCCGGTGAGAATAGCCAGGTCGCGGCCATATTCTTTTGCTTTTTCCTCGCTGTAACCCAGTTTGCTCGTGGCGAATATCTCACCCAGTTTGTGGACTGTCGGTCCACCGCGCCTCAGTTCATCGTTGTCTATAACGTCGTCATGGACCAGCGTCCATGTATGAAACAGTTCCACAGCCGCAGCAGCGGGCAGCGCGATATTTTCATCTCCACCGACTGCTCCGCATGCCCACATAAGCACAGCGGGCCGCAGTCTCTTGCCGGAGCGTTCGATATAAGCGAAAACCGCGTCTTCCAGGTCTTTTGGTTTGAACCATTCGCGGAACCGCGGCTGCTTGAAAAATTCATTGACTTTGCTCTCCCTTGCTTGAAGAGCCTCCATAAGATCGAGAGCCATACTGCCTCCGAGTTATATTTTAAGAAAGCCGACAGGTCAGAATATACCCAAATCGAGGGGCGGATGTCAAGCCATTATTGCCATCACCCGACCGACCGTCCCATCGGTCAGCATTACTTTGATCCCGCGCGTATGCACAGCGCTGTTTGTGAGAATTCGAGAGACGACGCCATCGGTGAGTGCACCGGTGCGCTGGTTCTGCTTCTCTACAATCTGAACACGCATACCGGGCTTGATGTCGCTTCTCTTTTCAACCGTCATGCACTTCGCCGTTTGGATCTGATAGCCAACCATACCATGGCTATCTGGATTTTCATCAGTCCGATCAAAGCCTTTGAGCCTGTCCGGCATTGTTCGGGCGATAGTTCATTGATTGTCGCATTACAAAAATAAGCCACGCACTGTATCGGGCGAAGCTCATACGGAATTCTGCAGCCTTTAGTTGTCAATTCCGGGCAATGCCCCGGCACGCACTCAGCTTTCATTACGTCGGTGTTACTTTCAACCCACTCAGCTGCGATATCATAAGGAGCCATATTGCCTTCTTTACGCCTGCCATATCTATGCGGTGTTGCGGGGAACTGAAGCACACGGTCGGTGAAAGCATCACGCTCACGCACACCTCCGCAGCATTTGCCTTTGCAGTCGGCGCAGACATGATCATGGCTCGACCCGATGCGGTTAAGCACTCGCTGATATTTCATTCTCTTTCGGTTCAGCTCAGCGAGTTCAGAACCGGCATGTGCAAGGTTTTTGCCTTTTTCGAAGAGTCTGGCAGCGTGATTGCAGATAATCTCGCATGTGCGAAACACCGGTCGCGACCAGAGCAGGAATTTTGTGCGTTCCATCCGACTCATATTTCAACTTTCATAGAAATCCCTCCAGGAGGATACCCGGAGGGAAGAATTCAGATCATCAAGGCTTGTTGCGAAACAATAAACATCATCAAATTTAGTCATTCCGAGCGTATGCCTTGCTCTATACTTTCTCCAGCTCAAAGACCTTATGCAGGGCACGCACGGCTTGTTTGACTTTCTCGCGTTCGATAAGGCATGTTATGCGGATCTCGCTTGTGGCGATGGACAGGATGTTGATTTCTTCGCCTGCAAGAGCCTGAAACATTTTGTCGGCGTAACCCGGATGGTTTCGTATGCCGCTTCCGACGATGGAGATCTTAGCCAGTGTCTGATCGGCCAGCAGTTCTTTTGCGCCCAGCTCAGCGACGACCGGTTCCAGTGCTTTCTTGGTTTTTTCGTAATCGGCATCAGACACGGTGAACGATATGTCCGCGTGACCCTCGGTGCTGACGTTTTGCACGATCACATCGACATTGACGTTAGCCTGTGACGGCGCATGAAAGATTTTGGCAGCCACACCGGGTTGGTCAGGTATGGCTACAACCGTGAATCTCGTTACGCCTGTATCGTGAGCAATTCCCCGAACGGGGTTGCGAATTTCCATCTCAGGATCCTCCTTGGTGATGATTGTGCCGGGGACTTCTCTGGCGCTGTTTGCGACCAGGATATCGACTTCATATATCTGTCCAAGTTCAACTGCGCGGTTATGCATCACGCGCGCGCCCTGCCCGGCCAGTTCAAGCATTTCTTCGTATGATATGGTGTCGAGTTTAACAGCGTCCGATACAACTCTGGGGTCTGCGGTAAAAACCCCATCGACATCGGTGTAGATTTCACATTTATCGGCTTTAAGGGCGGCGGCGAGAGCGACTGCCGTGGTATCCGATCCGCCTCGGCCAAGTGTAGTAATGTCGGCCCAGCTTGCATTTTCAGTGATTCCTTGAAATCCTGCGACGACCACCACATTACCCTTGTTGAGTTCATCTTTGAGGCGCTTGCCGTCGATCTTGAGTATTCGAGCTTTGCTCTGCACCCTTTCGGTTATGATGCCTGCCTGTCCACCCGTGAGCGAGACTGCTTTTTGCCCAAGCTCTTGGAGCGCAATAGCCATCAAGGCGCTCGATGCCTGTTCACCCGTCGCCAGAAGCTTATCCATCTCACGTTCTCCGGGTATGGTTGACAATGCTTTGGCCATACTTATCAATTCATCGGTAGTGTCTCCCATAGCCGAAACGACCACGACCACCTGCGCATTCTTTGCGCGTGCCGCCACCCGTTTCGCCACGGCGGCGATCTTTTCGGTGGAGGCGACGGAGCTTCCACCATATTTCTGAACGACAATCACGACGTTCTATCTCCTCCTTGTTTACCACGAGTCCCGGAGGTTCCTTAAAACCCCGCTTGCTGCAGCATCATTGTGATTAGAATAGCATATTCGTGCGGGGGTGTAAATGGGTAGAGGTTAATCATCAAGATGGCGTAACTGATTTAGTATTTCAGATTTTGTATTGATTATTTGCTTATGTGTGGGGTAATGCCGTTCTTTCCCTCTCCTGGGGGAGAGGGTTAGGGTGAGGGGGCAACCTATCACTCAAAATATCATATCAATAAGCCGAATTGCGTTTCAATATACAGTCATTCCGAGGAGGAACGACGAGAAATCTGCTTCGCACTAGAGTAATAAAAAAAGCCGATGTTTGAAATTGAAGAATAACACTGCGTGCCAACTGATGTCATTCCCGACCTGATCGGGAATCCAGGAAGCTGCACTACAATATAGTTTAGGTATCTGGATTTCCGCTTTTGCGGAAATGACAAATATAAGGGAAATGACAAATATAAGGGGAATGACAGATATAAGTGGAAATGACAGAACACAACATTTTTGATCGTCCGAGGTATTCCTGCCTCGGACGCATCTTGCGATGGGCATTCTTGCCCCGGCAGTTGGTATCTCGGGATTTGAGGAGCGAAAGGAAACCAATCACTCATGTTAATTACATATCAACCGCTCTGGAAATCCCGAAACAAACAGTCAACCGGGGACTTACTTTACCGGCGGCTCATATCTTTCATAATAGCCAATGAGCTTTCCGTTATCATCTCGAACTGCGCGCATATACACTCGGTGCTTTTCGTTGTCTGAGATCATGCGCTCATCTTCGCCCTGCTCGAATGCCGAGTATACTTCGCGTATCACTTCCTGCGAACATGCATTGTGGCAGTCGAAGATAGACTTGCCTATGATATTCCCCCATTTGGCATAGTTAGCGACGGCGGGTTTGTTCATATAGCGGACAATGTGATCGCAGTCCACATATACGACGGGGTCTTTCATACTGTCCAATATTGCCTGCATCAATTCAATGTCTATCATGACAACTACCTCACACGAAAATGTATTAGTGATAGGTATGGAATTTCCTCGCATGCGGGCGTAAAATATAACTGGAGACAACATGGAACAATCAGAGCAATCATCTGCCTCAAAACATGGCCGCGACATGACGAGCGGGAGTATCCCGCGCCACCTCATTCATTTTTCGCTTCCGATGCTGGCAGGCAATATAGTGCAGACGGCATACAGCATTGTCAATGCCATCTGGGTAGGCAAGGGCTTGGGCAAGGCGGACCTTGCTGCGGTAACTGTCAGCATGCCGATAGTGTTCTTGCTTATGACGATTGCCATTGGGCTTACCATGGGCACCAGCATTCTAATTTCTCAGTTTGCCGGGGCACGCAACTACCGCAGGCTGAGGGATGTTGTGCAGACCTCCACCGTGCTGGTTATCGGTTTTAGCATAGTCTTGTTTGTGATTGGGGAGTTGGCGACTCCCTGGATCATGCGCCAGATACAGACACCGGCGAACGTATACGATCTTGCCGTGAATTATATGCGCATATTCCTGTGCACTCTGCCGTTTACATATGCAACTTTTCTTGCGGTATCCATGCTCAGAGGGGTAGGCGACTCCAAGACTCCGCTCTATTTTCAGGTAGGCTCTCTGCTGTTGACGGCGATATTCGACCCGATACTTATGTTTGGCTGGCTCGGCTTCCCGCGTTTGGGGCTTAACGGAACGGCTGTCGCCAGCGTGGCGATGCAGGCGTTGGGGGTTTTTGCCACATTTTACTATCTCAGCAAATGCGATCACCTGGTTGCCCCCGATTGGCTGCATCTACGTGTGGACTGGCTCACGATGGGGCTCATAATCAAGATCGGGTTTCCGACCATCCTCCAGCAGTCATTGGTGTCCATCGGCCAGATCGTGGTCATCGGTCTGGTGAACAGCTACGGTGAAAATGCCACAGCGGCGTTCGGCGCATCTATGCGATTGGACCAGCTTGCAGTGCTTCCGGCATTGACGTTTAATGCCGCAGTGGCCACGGTTGTGGGTCAAAACATAGGCGCCGGGCATATCAGCCGTGTCAAGGACGTTTTCAAGTGGTCCATCATCATCTGCGGCGGTCTGACTTTGTTTGTCTCCACGCTTGCCCTGACCATGCCTCAAATCCTGCTCAAGATGTTTTTGAACGAGTCGAGCGTAATGGAGATAGGTGTGACGTATATGCATGTTGCCGCAATAAACTACCTGTGCTTTGCAGTCATGCTTATCGCGAACGGAGTCATCAACGGCTCAGGTCACACAATTATAACCACACTTATTACTCTGATCTCGTTATGGCTGGCGCGCGTGCCTCTGGCTGTATTTCTTTCTCACAGGCTGCACAGGGTCCAGGGAATCTGGTATGCCATTGCTATCAGCGCCTTCGTCGGGATGATCGCAAGCCTGGTTGTCTATTATTCCGGTCTGTGGAAACGGCCCGTGGTGTCCCGTGATATATTGGCAGTGGATTCTTCAGTGATCGCAAAAGATCTGGAATAATGCTATTTTACTCTTGTGATTCTTCCATCTTTTGCAAGTACCAGTTTTCTATCCCGCCAGGTCACGCTTCTTTTGAAATATCCCGCGACCCATATTGCAAATGAGAGCAGATCGCGAACAGGAATCAGCCATGCTCTCTTCAAAAAGTGGTTGTCGCCAAGACATACGACCGAGCCGATATACGCCGTCGCGAGTCTGATAATAGATACGCCGATCAATATCGACCATCCGAGCAAGCCGAACCCGACCGATGCGGCAAACATCAGCGCATAGGCAAACCCGAATGTAAATATAAGGCCGAAGTGACCCGCAGGTCTGCTCACTCTGGTTGTGACGGACCATCTGAGTTCTCTTTGCATTACATGTGCTATTTTTTCGCCCGAGAGGTTGATGTCGATCACATAGTCTGATAGAGCCACATCATATCCGACTTGGGTCGTCTTCCTGCCGAGTTGGAAGTCATCCGCCAAGTAGTTTGCGATGGTCTCAAATCCTCCAATTTTCTCTATCACTTCACGTCGGACTGCCATAGATGCTCCGAGGCCGAAGTCTATTTTGCCCATTGCATTTGCCGACGCCACACCCGGCGCGAATACGCATGTCATGTGGAGCGCTTCGAGCATATCTGCGATGCCATGGTCGTTGATACCTTTATACATACATGTGACCATCCCGACATTCGGCTCATCGAACGAAGCAATAAGCCGATCGATGAAATCGGGTGTTGCGCGTGTGTCCGCATCGGCAATTGCGATGATATCACCCACCGAACGCTCAAAGAGTGTGTGGAGTATTCTGACTTTGTTGTTGAACCCGTCAATGCTGCTGCCGGTGTATATTGACGCATGAAGTTTGCCTGCCGTGATATCTTGTAATATCTCGACAGATGGATCATTCTCATCGAGCACTCCAAAGAGCACTTCATAGTCCGTGTAATCCTGATCCATGAATGATATGAAATTTTCGCTTGCCCGTGAGTCTATTCCTCTGACCGGTTTCAGGATGCTGACTTTTAAGATATTTCTCTTTGCGGGGGATAGTCGGGATGATGCGGCTTTCCTGAAATGCCGGATCAACGCAGCAGTCGACAATATGTAATAGAGCGCGCCAACCGCTGCCAGTGCCAGAAACAAGATACTCGCAGCGCTCACCGCTCCACCTCCGGTTTCAAGTCTGCATATGTAGCCGGCACATACCCGTTTGCAATTACATACTCTTTCAGCCTCGCGTCGAGCAGTGTCTGCATGTCGCCTTGATTTGGACCCTGTGGGTCGGTCCGTTCAGATGCGCATGGATGAAAGAATATCTCGACGCTCTGCGCACGTATTCTGCCCAGCATCCCAATCACATGATCGATTTTCATATCTCCGCTCATCATAGCCCCGATTGACATTTCACATGTCGATAAGCCACATTCCCTTAGCGTATTTTCTCCCATCCAGGCCAGATAACCATGTCCAATAGCCGTCACGATTTTCAGCACCAAACGTGTGCGATCCACTTGCATATTGACCATCAGCGGGTCGTGCGGCAGCCTGATCCCATGTGCTCCGTATTGTTTTGCCATCTCGATCACTGTTGGAAGCACTGCGGGGTGCATATGCAGATGTTGATGCCCATCAACGTGGGATAGAGGCAGCCCTGTTTGCGCGAAAGCATCGAACTGAGCCTCAACTTCCGATCTGATCTGTGCCTTTGCACGCCGGCTGAAGTAGTATTTGCATGCGCATGCGGCAGGATTATCGCCGAACCTGCCGCATTTATCGACGATATCCGGGATATATTTCCGATCGAGCATGCTGCGTGCATTACTCAGTGCAAGGTGTAGTCCCACTGCAAGCTGTGGATCGTTTTTGGCGATTATCACTGCTTTATCGAATGCATCCCCGGTCACCATAATGCTGGCGCTCGTAATCAGCCCTTCGCGGCGCACATGCGCGACGGCGGTGTTTACTCCATTTGATGCGCCGAAGTCATCGGCATTGATTATCAGCAGTTTACGAAACATTTTTGTAATGCTACCCAAAAGCGGGGCTGTTTTTATTGCCGGGCTGTGATATAATGCACGTTAGGGTGCCGTAAAAGCATCCTTTGCATCGTTCCGAGAGGGGAATGACGCAGCCATCCGCAGGAGTACGCGCGATGGCTATCATATTGTTAGGGATCGTGGCATGAGCCTGCGGCTCGCCACGAAGGGGACGAAAATAGTTCCCATTTTCGAAGGAGGAACAAATGAAAGTACCTTTTTACGGCCACGTGCGTCAATACCACAACCTTAAGGCTGACATCGATAAGGCGATTGTCGATGTGCTTGAAAGCGGCAAGTATACCATGGGCCCGGCAATGCAGAGCTTTGAAAAAGAGGCGGCAGCCTACATGGGTATGAAGCACTGTATCGGCCTCAATTCCGGCACAGACGCTCTCTGGCTGACATTCATTGCTTTGGGGATCGGCAAGGGCGACGAAGTTATCACCACATCCAACACATTTTTTGCGACCGCCGAGGCCATCTGGCTGGTTGGCGCGACACCGGTCTTTGTAGACTGCGAAGCCGACACCCGCAACATAGATGTCACCAAGATCGAGGAGAAGATCACATCCAAGACCAAGGCAATCATTCCGGTCCACCTCTACGGCCAGCCGGCAAATATGCCCGAGATAGCAAAAATAGCCAAGAAGCATAATCTGCTTGTAGTCGAGGATTGCGCTCAGGCATTCGGTTCAAAGGGCGACACATTCAAGATCGGCGAGCTTTCCGATGCAGTCGCCACCAGTTTCATAACGGCCAAGAACCTCGGCACATTCGGTGACGGCGGCGCGGTCTTCACAAATCGTGACGACATCGTCGAGCCGATCCTCAAAATGCGCAATCATGGTTCCAACAAGCGTTCCCACCACAGCGTAGGCTGGAACAGCCGTCTGGACGATATTCATGCAGCCATCTTGAGTGTGAAGATCAAGCACATCGACGAGTTCAATGATAACAGAATCAAATGGGCCAAGCTCTATGACAAGGAACTCGCCGGCACAAAGATCAAGCTGCCCTACGGCAAGCCCGGCTACAGGCACATTTATCACCTTTATGTGATCGAGACAGCAGGCAGGGATGATCTTCAGGCGTTTCTGAACGAGAAGGGCATCACAGCTCTGACCAATTATCCGATCGCTATCCATGAGCAGGAAGGCTTCCCATTCGGACCCGAGCAGGGCTGGCCATATGCGGGCGGCGATCCGAAGCCGGTTCTGCCTGAAACAGAGAAGAACTCTGCAAACTGTCTCACCCTGCCGATCTATCCCGAGCTTACTGAGGAAGAGGTCAAGTATG belongs to bacterium and includes:
- a CDS encoding BamA/TamA family outer membrane protein codes for the protein MSGIDSVDTNDLHIEIPPLARSITFQGNTAITTGDLLQASGLKSGQLINGDVLNKAIDAVQAAYQDRGYIAAVTSIDLPKPGQVGTLTMTITELRITAIRFEGLSKVRESAVRRVLTVKTDDLFSREAITRDYVQLQQLGVFAAINSDMEPTQQMGQAILIWKFDEQTQFNYADLGGSYSPQDSLIGSVKLTFGNLGGKAQKLLVSGEMGSVESQAGGRIEYFNPWIAPDNTSLKLDVFSLPYYRFSRDLSGTGRYFERRSGFKAAVSHMPEPSLTLTRGLRFENVVAKNLPTSEMTDPTLQSGSLLLASLKAAQDYRNSSTNPTCGTYTLGFFESGWSDQGTGGDSMIGKLWADRRWYIPLRAQTVKPGAVGEQSVPVLALRAMLAGSAGSLPYYEQYFVGGIGDMPLRGYLEGRYWGKYAMLANAEIRYPFTRDIWGVAFVDTGSAWGSEFQYISGITTQYSQSKHFSPRAGAGFGVRYNSPYGQMSVDFAYGDAFRTYFSVGQLF
- a CDS encoding MATE family efflux transporter is translated as MEQSEQSSASKHGRDMTSGSIPRHLIHFSLPMLAGNIVQTAYSIVNAIWVGKGLGKADLAAVTVSMPIVFLLMTIAIGLTMGTSILISQFAGARNYRRLRDVVQTSTVLVIGFSIVLFVIGELATPWIMRQIQTPANVYDLAVNYMRIFLCTLPFTYATFLAVSMLRGVGDSKTPLYFQVGSLLLTAIFDPILMFGWLGFPRLGLNGTAVASVAMQALGVFATFYYLSKCDHLVAPDWLHLRVDWLTMGLIIKIGFPTILQQSLVSIGQIVVIGLVNSYGENATAAFGASMRLDQLAVLPALTFNAAVATVVGQNIGAGHISRVKDVFKWSIIICGGLTLFVSTLALTMPQILLKMFLNESSVMEIGVTYMHVAAINYLCFAVMLIANGVINGSGHTIITTLITLISLWLARVPLAVFLSHRLHRVQGIWYAIAISAFVGMIASLVVYYSGLWKRPVVSRDILAVDSSVIAKDLE
- a CDS encoding polyprenyl synthetase family protein encodes the protein MALDLMEALQARESKVNEFFKQPRFREWFKPKDLEDAVFAYIERSGKRLRPAVLMWACGAVGGDENIALPAAAAVELFHTWTLVHDDVIDNDELRRGGPTVHKLGEIFATSKLGYSEEKAKEYGRDLAILTGDSQHGWNVSLLCECARNGDVDARVILEIIYYLESHVVNTLIEGETLDVQYSRTPIEQLTRDDIVYMLWMKTGVLYEFAAKAGAMIGLNTADINHPTVAALSRFASSCGTAFQLQDDILGLLGKEEKLGKPVGSDVREGKKTTIVFFALKEATNEQRKFLLSVLGKSDASAEDVQKATEMMVQLGGIEKTKELALEHVNKALPELDVLPDTEYKLLLEAWAHYMINRSF
- a CDS encoding aspartate kinase, which codes for MIVVQKYGGSSVASTEKIAAVAKRVAARAKNAQVVVVVSAMGDTTDELISMAKALSTIPGEREMDKLLATGEQASSALMAIALQELGQKAVSLTGGQAGIITERVQSKARILKIDGKRLKDELNKGNVVVVAGFQGITENASWADITTLGRGGSDTTAVALAAALKADKCEIYTDVDGVFTADPRVVSDAVKLDTISYEEMLELAGQGARVMHNRAVELGQIYEVDILVANSAREVPGTIITKEDPEMEIRNPVRGIAHDTGVTRFTVVAIPDQPGVAAKIFHAPSQANVNVDVIVQNVSTEGHADISFTVSDADYEKTKKALEPVVAELGAKELLADQTLAKISIVGSGIRNHPGYADKMFQALAGEEINILSIATSEIRITCLIEREKVKQAVRALHKVFELEKV
- the hpnK gene encoding hopanoid biosynthesis-associated protein HpnK codes for the protein MFRKLLIINADDFGASNGVNTAVAHVRREGLITSASIMVTGDAFDKAVIIAKNDPQLAVGLHLALSNARSMLDRKYIPDIVDKCGRFGDNPAACACKYYFSRRAKAQIRSEVEAQFDAFAQTGLPLSHVDGHQHLHMHPAVLPTVIEMAKQYGAHGIRLPHDPLMVNMQVDRTRLVLKIVTAIGHGYLAWMGENTLRECGLSTCEMSIGAMMSGDMKIDHVIGMLGRIRAQSVEIFFHPCASERTDPQGPNQGDMQTLLDARLKEYVIANGYVPATYADLKPEVER
- a CDS encoding DegT/DnrJ/EryC1/StrS family aminotransferase, which encodes MKVPFYGHVRQYHNLKADIDKAIVDVLESGKYTMGPAMQSFEKEAAAYMGMKHCIGLNSGTDALWLTFIALGIGKGDEVITTSNTFFATAEAIWLVGATPVFVDCEADTRNIDVTKIEEKITSKTKAIIPVHLYGQPANMPEIAKIAKKHNLLVVEDCAQAFGSKGDTFKIGELSDAVATSFITAKNLGTFGDGGAVFTNRDDIVEPILKMRNHGSNKRSHHSVGWNSRLDDIHAAILSVKIKHIDEFNDNRIKWAKLYDKELAGTKIKLPYGKPGYRHIYHLYVIETAGRDDLQAFLNEKGITALTNYPIAIHEQEGFPFGPEQGWPYAGGDPKPVLPETEKNSANCLTLPIYPELTEEEVKYVAAAVLEWEKGPGAKYFK
- a CDS encoding YwbE family protein; translated protein: MTVEKRSDIKPGMRVQIVEKQNQRTGALTDGVVSRILTNSAVHTRGIKVMLTDGTVGRVMAIMA
- a CDS encoding PAS domain-containing protein — its product is MIDIELMQAILDSMKDPVVYVDCDHIVRYMNKPAVANYAKWGNIIGKSIFDCHNACSQEVIREVYSAFEQGEDERMISDNEKHRVYMRAVRDDNGKLIGYYERYEPPVK
- the hpnI gene encoding bacteriohopanetetrol glucosamine biosynthesis glycosyltransferase HpnI, whose translation is MSAASILFLALAAVGALYYILSTAALIRHFRKAASSRLSPAKRNILKVSILKPVRGIDSRASENFISFMDQDYTDYEVLFGVLDENDPSVEILQDITAGKLHASIYTGSSIDGFNNKVRILHTLFERSVGDIIAIADADTRATPDFIDRLIASFDEPNVGMVTCMYKGINDHGIADMLEALHMTCVFAPGVASANAMGKIDFGLGASMAVRREVIEKIGGFETIANYLADDFQLGRKTTQVGYDVALSDYVIDINLSGEKIAHVMQRELRWSVTTRVSRPAGHFGLIFTFGFAYALMFAASVGFGLLGWSILIGVSIIRLATAYIGSVVCLGDNHFLKRAWLIPVRDLLSFAIWVAGYFKRSVTWRDRKLVLAKDGRITRVK